The following coding sequences are from one Lolium rigidum isolate FL_2022 chromosome 6, APGP_CSIRO_Lrig_0.1, whole genome shotgun sequence window:
- the LOC124662812 gene encoding uncharacterized protein LOC124662812 translates to MPVATASPELELGHARPLPEPDLLLARVVSAVIAGGEDASSCGAAGGRAAGASRPPSRRARVSAVTNSSSTYTGVRSSKVAYRQPGPSVPQPLSLITWVRPVYMGYRERPDRRCDLTADTESPVNRCGKCVLGTSYSRMDSDAPSSLCCQSVPLSLIRSLPNPNPLPASSPCFRPPPEPMASGDLFFNQELAAAAAMAGEPYGRYFASSVHGFPHFQHPGSAAAGVPDMGFLVSGIGMPPSAFVMPEGALQAAGYGAPPAVPVEIPAAGGEQMPALTHAGPVAPCRGVWTDEEDEILKKMVAELGDRKWAAIAHHLPGRIGKQCRERWTNHLRPDLRKENIWTEDDDKVLIEAHKVYGNRWSAIARCLPGRSENSVKNHWNATKRSLKSKRRLKKKKSEQAGPGQLTLLEEYIRGNTPATQPTAPPTVSSPPSGIGYGDPADPHCAAHGMTGSSPPGMGLYLQPANAARSSSYGGTMNLNTPSLPDLNAYGGEMQERFYHSSTFPPYNNLHYGLQEPLPAPAFPLMFSPQEHLQAACTNLNLFPIADQNPARNVEFEGRSSQMAHGVGHYDSETGPSSAGGSSDPDDDVVQMASREFLTPSEDEVTLNLNRFE, encoded by the exons GCAGAGCTCGCGTGTCAGCTGTAACAAACTCGTCATCCACCTACACTGGCGTCCGATCCAGCAAGGTCGCGTACCGACAACCCGGGCCCAGTGTGCCACAGCCACTCTCCTTGATAACCTGGGTACGCCCGGTCTACATGGGCTACAGAGAGAGGCCTGACCGTAGATGTGATCTGACGGCCGATACTGAGTCTCCTGTGAACCGCTGTGGAAAATGTGTACTTGGAACGTCATACTCGAGGATG GACAGCGACGCCCCTTCTTCTCTCTGCTGTCAGTCTGTTCCTCTCTCGCTCATCCGATCCCTCCCAAACCCCAACCCCCTTCCTGCTTCCAGTCCTTGCTTCCGACCTCCACCCGAGCCGATGGCGTCGGGGGACCTGTTTTTCAACcaggagctggcggcggcggcggccatggcgggcgaGCCTTACGGTAGGTACTTCGCGAGCTCTGTCCATGGTTTCCCCCACTTCCAACACCCCGGCAGCGCTGCGGCCGGAGTCCCCGACATGGGATTCCTCGTTTCCGGCATCGGCATGCCCCCTTCCGCCTTCGTCATGCCGGAGGGGGCGCTCCAGGCCGCCGGCTACGGCGCTCCGCCGGCTGTTCCCGTGGAGATCCCGGCTGCTGGTGGGGAGCAGATGCCTGCACTGACGCACGCCGGACCGGTCGCGCCGTGCAGAGGAGTGTGGACGGATGAAGAGGACGA AATTCTCAAGAAGATGGTGGCGGAACTTGGAGACCGGAAATGGGCGGCGATTGCGCACCACCTCCCGGGCCGGATCGGGAAGCAGTGCCGTGAGAGATGGACGAATCACCTGCGCCCCGACCTCAGG AAGGAGAACATCTGGACCGAGGATGATGACAAGGTCCTGATCGAGGCGCACAAGGTCTACGGAAACCGTTGGTCTGCGATTGCAAGGTGCCTCCCCGGCCGATCGGAGAACTCCGTCAAGAACCACTGGAATGCCACAAAGCGAAGCCTCAAGTCGAAGCGCcgactgaagaagaagaagagtgaaCAAGCCGGCCCGGGCCAGCTTACCCTCCTTGAGGAGTACATCCGCGGCAACACTCCGGCGACCCAGCCCACGGCGCCACCGACGGTGTCCTCGCCGCCGTCCGGCATTGGGTACGGCGATCCAGCCGATCCACATTGCGCGGCACATGGAATGACCGGCTCCAGCCCACCCGGGATGGGGCTGTACCTCCAACCGGCCAACGCGGCAAGATCATCGTCCTATGGAGGTACGATGAACCTGAACACGCCTTCGTTGCCGGACCTCAACGCCTACGGCGGGGAGATGCAGGAGCGATTCTACCACTCGTCGACCTTCCCACCTTACAACAACCTGCACTATGGACTGCAAGAGCCACTCCCAGCGCCGGCGTTTCCGCTGATGTTCAGCCCTCAAGAGCACCTGCAGGCTGCATGCACGAACCTCAACCTGTTCCCCATTGCTGATCAGAACCCGGCGAGGAACGTGGAGTTCGAGGGCCGATCCTCCCAAATGGCCCACGGTGTCGGCCATTACGACAGCGAGACGGGGCCGAGCAGCGCCGGTGGCAGCAGCGACCCGGACGACGACGTCGTCCAGATGGCCTCGAGGGAGTTCCTGACGCCGTCCGAAGACGAGGTTACTCTTAACCTCAATAGATTCGAGTGA